A DNA window from Helianthus annuus cultivar XRQ/B chromosome 15, HanXRQr2.0-SUNRISE, whole genome shotgun sequence contains the following coding sequences:
- the LOC110913634 gene encoding uncharacterized protein LOC110913634, with protein sequence MQQVFLEEYYTMNRTSEARDAIRAFQQHSGEAFHEAFTRFKELLSKCPHHSIQTWELIKAFYDGLLPDDVRDLITISNGTFLTNTEAADWAYLERQSATSKRQAQSSRRARSASARSVDYEAEERVEKLKQQNLLLERQVAQMKLGKGAEVRAANAFAVCTDCGELGHLVGECLSRMGSNEEVNQVFGERKQYDMKSNTYHPGLRNHPNFSYGNSTNQMNPNFQGNQQGNSSSASGGTSDDKLDAIMKFMKDIQKDNEVRDKTSEAMEKQLGQLAEDLAQLRRDPGKLPSTTTVNPAHQSSSSKNGRNVHINAVSVRPTFDTGSIEVAPPSQVVEEVVEDVDTESDSQHDQESTKLKKSFCEKEMFREVDGKKVKVPYPMALLEPAEIFGLSKRGPPRDKRWENFKQVKINLPLLDAIKENPDQVECFKELSTQKRLHQFPKKLDLTANVNAVLLGTLPPKLQDPGAPIISVQVGEFKIDRALLDLGACVEECYYPVDFLVLDCATSSKNTHPPVILGRPFTAHAIINCVDGTVSMRFGDRELRLNVFSNATDPLITGEHSKAESGEENVSPTKEIHTKHECFMVDRFEVAGSKAVRKKESVAHEEFKTEKGKPRGKKKKKPPECDNAKRRLELFNPMWKTTDDLLEHWRGYQVFNLYGCNGPSVGMFGEIPIRSSCSGGQCTD encoded by the exons ATGCAGCAAGTGTTTTTGGAAGAGTATTACACCATGAATAGAACCAGTGAAGCTCGGGATGCAATCAGAGCATTCCAGCAACATTCAGGGGAAGCGTTTCACGAGGCGTTCACAAGGTTTAAGGAGTTGCTTAGTAAATGCCCCCATCATAGCATTCAGACATGGGAATTGATTAAAGCGTTCTACGATGGGCTACTTCCTGATGATGTAAGAGATCTCATAACTATCAGTAATGGGACGTTTCTCACGAATACAGAAGCTGCAGATTGGGCATATTTGGAGAGACAGAGTGCTACTTCTAAGAGACAGGCACAGTCTAGCAGGAGAGCAAGATCAGCATCAGCGAGATCAGTTGATTATGAAGCTGAAGAACGGGTTGAGAAATTAAAACAACAGAATTTGCTATTAGAGCGACAGGTAGCTCAGATGAAGTTGGGAAAGGGAGCTGAAGTTAGGGCAGCTAATGCATTCGCCGTATGTACAGATTGTGGTGAGTTAGGACACCTGGTTGGAGAGTGTCTCTCAAGGATGGGTTCGAATGAAGAAGTGAACCAAGTATTCGGTGAACGAAAGCAGTATGATATGAAATCGAATACATATCATCCAGGTTTGCGAAACCACCCCAATTTTAGTTACGGTAATTCTACTAATCAAatgaaccctaattttcag GGTAATCAGCAGGGGAACTCCTCAAGTGCTAGTGGTGGAACAAGTGATGACAAGTTGGATGCTATTATGAAGTTTATGAAGGACATCCAAAAGGATAATGAAGTTCGAGACAAAACTTCGGAAGCAATGGAGAAACAGTTGGGGCAGCTAGCAGAAGATCTAGCTCAGCTGAGAAGAGATCCAGGTAAGTTGCCAAGCACTACCACAGTTAATCCAGCACATCAGTCATCTAGCTCAAAGAATGGAAGAAATGTGCATATCAATGCGGTAAGTGTTCGTCCAACTTTTGACACTGGCAGCATTGAGGTAGCTCCACCATCACAAGtagttgaggaggtggtggaggATGTTGATACTGAATCAGATTCTCAACATGATCAGGAAAGCACTAAGTtgaaaaaatctttttgtgaaaaGGAAATGTTTAGGGAAGTTGATGGTAAGAAAGTGAAGGTTCCATATCCTATGGCTTTATTAGAACCAGCTGAAATATTTGGTTTGAGTAAACGGGGCCCACCAAGGGATAAAAGGTGGGAgaattttaaacaagttaaaattaatcTACCCTTACTCGATGCGATTAAAGAGAATCCTGATCAGGTTGAGTGTTTTAAAGAGTTAAGTACCCAAAAACGACTTCACCAGTTTCCTAAAAAACTTGATTTGACTGCAAATGTGAATGCCGTTTTGTTGGGTACCCTTCCCCCAAAACTCCAAGATCCAGGAGCACCCATTATTTCAGTGCAAGTGGGTGAATTTAAAATAGACAGGGCACTGTTGGATCTTGGAGCGTGT GTAGAAGAGTGTTACTACCCGGTTGACTTCTTAGTGCTTGATTGTGCCACAAGTTCAAAGAACACGCACCCTCCAGTCATTTTGGGTAGACCGTTCACTGCTCATGCCATTATCAATTGTGTTGATGGAACGGTAAGTATGAGGTTTGGTGACCGTGAATTGCGGTTAAatgtgttttcaaatgctactGATCCTCTTATTACAGGTGAACACTCAAAAGCTGAAAGTGGTGAAGAAAATGTCTCTCCTACAAAGGAGATTCATACCAAACATgagtgttttatggttgacaggTTTGAAGTGGCAGGAAGCAAAGCGGTGAGGAAAAAGGAAAGTGTGGCTCATGAGGAGTTCAAGACAGAAAAAGGGAAGCCACGagggaagaagaaaaagaaaccgcCCGAATGTGATAATGCAAAAAGGAGGTTAGAGTTATTCAATCCAATGTGGAAGACAACAGATGACTTACTAGAGCATTGGCGGG GTTACCAGGTATTTAATCTCTACGGATGCAAtggtccaagtgtggggatgtttggtgaaATCCCAATACGTTCTAGTTGTAGTGGCGGACAATGCACAGATTAG